The following are from one region of the Sandaracinus amylolyticus genome:
- a CDS encoding AraC family transcriptional regulator codes for MLLPRTSTTRAPLARAWDQALLVRGPGGTSTPHAHHWWHLVIGLDAPLRASGPDAIEHEVRAILTPPDVEHAIAASGEIALLYVEPEGRIAASLVAACPAREIRMLSDDEAAPLVDVLDHEPTEAIVDLLLEVLGAPEPAPIRVHPAVAKVLRHLEQAPPDADVSLDALAAIAALSPSRFLHAFTEHVGLPLRPYVRWLRVRRAAGMLLGGTSAAQAALGAGFADAAHMTRTFREMFGVTPSEIARRSQSVQSE; via the coding sequence ATGCTCTTGCCGCGCACGAGCACGACCCGCGCGCCGCTCGCGCGAGCGTGGGATCAGGCGCTGCTGGTGCGCGGCCCCGGCGGGACCTCGACGCCGCACGCGCATCACTGGTGGCATCTGGTGATCGGCCTCGACGCGCCGCTCCGCGCGTCGGGGCCCGATGCGATCGAGCACGAGGTCCGCGCGATCCTCACGCCGCCCGACGTCGAGCACGCGATCGCGGCGAGCGGCGAGATCGCGCTGCTCTACGTCGAGCCCGAAGGCCGCATCGCGGCGAGCCTCGTCGCGGCGTGCCCGGCGCGCGAGATCCGCATGCTCTCGGACGACGAGGCCGCGCCGCTCGTCGACGTGCTCGATCACGAGCCGACCGAGGCGATCGTGGATCTCCTGCTCGAGGTGCTGGGCGCGCCGGAGCCCGCGCCGATCCGCGTCCATCCCGCGGTCGCGAAGGTGCTGCGCCACCTCGAGCAGGCGCCGCCCGACGCCGACGTGTCGCTCGATGCGCTCGCGGCGATCGCCGCGCTCTCGCCGAGCCGCTTCCTGCACGCGTTCACCGAGCACGTGGGCCTGCCGCTGCGGCCCTACGTGCGTTGGCTCCGCGTGCGACGCGCCGCGGGCATGCTGCTCGGCGGCACGTCCGCGGCGCAGGCCGCGCTGGGCGCGGGGTTCGCGGACGCGGCGCACATGACGCGAACCTTCCGCGAGATGTTCGGGGTCACGCCGTCGGAGATCGCGCGACGCAGCCAGTCCGTTCAATCCGAGTGA
- a CDS encoding DUF2254 family protein has translation MHRTFFRTLALVVVGSAIFFAAELAFEWWRLGMPGHDATSWEGVNNAKLVDLMSPLARAYNNILAMLIATIGLAIPLTANMHTPKLIDMFLRDRLNQAVLFLMAFSAANTLWVAYMVGPEFAPMWAVRFAVFGALLGWAILVPYFFYVVRFLDPSNILARLEKDVEDAIERVRTGALDPDAGQTIVHERLHQIGTIVIKSLDRTDRGVALEGIWFLKRLLDFHGQRKKDMPARWFVVDRADFVGLSAEAIALVQDEKLFFERKVLHQLYLSYQHAVSKASDVVSSISDANRVVAIAAAQRGDEAALQLSIRYFNNFLRESVKSKHVHSIYDVFHQYRLLATALTGRSDVVRDVIGYLLGYAEAARAAGLAFVPCFAAFDLASIALEAGRAKDPGAREIVQRVLSLPHRRSGAIEMMVLEAKLKLGAALAAEGTEEASLVRDAIADCSPEEIRSARDGLLRAPRTFHEVTDRQVDFRWVPPEQRPALESFVATIVPSSAAA, from the coding sequence GTGCACCGGACGTTCTTCCGCACCCTCGCGCTCGTCGTCGTCGGATCCGCGATCTTCTTCGCCGCAGAGCTCGCGTTCGAATGGTGGAGGCTCGGGATGCCGGGCCACGACGCGACGAGCTGGGAGGGCGTGAACAACGCGAAGCTCGTCGACCTGATGAGCCCGCTCGCGCGCGCCTACAACAACATCCTCGCGATGCTGATCGCGACGATCGGCCTCGCGATCCCGCTCACGGCGAACATGCACACGCCGAAGCTGATCGACATGTTCCTGCGCGATCGGCTGAACCAGGCGGTGCTCTTCCTGATGGCGTTCTCCGCGGCGAACACGCTCTGGGTCGCGTACATGGTCGGGCCCGAGTTCGCGCCGATGTGGGCGGTGCGCTTCGCGGTGTTCGGTGCCCTGCTCGGGTGGGCGATCCTAGTGCCGTACTTCTTCTACGTGGTGCGCTTCCTCGATCCCTCGAACATCCTCGCGCGCCTCGAGAAGGACGTGGAGGACGCGATCGAGCGGGTGCGCACCGGCGCGCTCGATCCCGACGCGGGCCAGACGATCGTGCACGAGCGGCTGCACCAGATCGGCACGATCGTGATCAAGTCGCTCGACCGCACCGATCGCGGCGTCGCGCTCGAGGGCATCTGGTTCCTGAAGCGCCTCCTCGACTTCCACGGGCAGCGCAAGAAGGACATGCCGGCGCGCTGGTTCGTGGTCGATCGCGCGGACTTCGTGGGGCTCAGCGCGGAGGCGATCGCGCTGGTGCAGGACGAGAAGCTCTTCTTCGAGCGGAAGGTGCTGCACCAGCTCTACCTCTCGTACCAGCACGCGGTGAGCAAGGCGTCGGACGTGGTGTCGAGCATCAGCGACGCGAACCGCGTCGTCGCGATCGCCGCGGCACAACGCGGCGACGAGGCCGCGCTCCAGCTCTCGATCCGCTACTTCAACAACTTCCTCCGCGAGTCGGTGAAGTCGAAGCACGTCCACAGCATCTACGACGTGTTCCATCAGTACCGACTGCTCGCGACCGCGCTCACCGGTCGCTCCGACGTGGTGCGCGACGTGATCGGATACCTGCTCGGCTACGCCGAGGCCGCGCGCGCGGCGGGGCTCGCGTTCGTGCCGTGCTTCGCGGCGTTCGACCTCGCGTCGATCGCGCTCGAGGCGGGGCGCGCGAAGGATCCTGGGGCGCGCGAGATCGTGCAGCGCGTGCTCTCGCTGCCGCATCGTCGAAGCGGCGCGATCGAGATGATGGTGCTCGAAGCGAAGCTCAAGCTCGGCGCGGCGCTCGCGGCCGAGGGCACCGAGGAAGCGTCGCTGGTCCGCGATGCGATCGCCGACTGCAGCCCCGAGGAGATCCGCAGCGCGCGCGATGGTCTGCTGCGCGCGCCGCGGACGTTCCACGAGGTCACCGATCGTCAGGTGGACTTCCGATGGGTCCCGCCCGAGCAGCGGCCCGCGCTCGAGTCGTTCGTCGCGACGATCGTGCCGTCGTCCGCAGCCGCGTGA
- a CDS encoding pirin family protein, which produces MSQTVVQVAPLGFPWVTADPFLFCVHHLDAYPEGNEKLGPAASLAGRDIGQDFAGKDGWRMYHGDVVPGFPGHPHRGFETVTIVRRGLIDHSDSLGAAARFGGGDVQWLTAGAGIVHSEMFPLLKREEPNPVELFQIWLNLPSTDKMAPPHFSMSWSEQIPRVREVDAQGRAAEITIVAGALGNHRALSPPPRSWASRPDSDVAIWTIDLEPGASCTLPRAESPRAGRVLYFFRGDVLRVDDHVQRGAAAMVVRSDRDVRLEAGAERCEVLMLQGRPIGEPVAQHGPFVMNRRDELVKAFEDYQRTRFGGWPWPSDAPVHPREEGRFARHADGRIERPNT; this is translated from the coding sequence GTGAGCCAGACCGTCGTCCAAGTCGCGCCGCTCGGATTCCCGTGGGTCACCGCGGATCCGTTCCTCTTCTGCGTCCACCACCTCGACGCGTACCCCGAGGGCAACGAGAAGCTCGGCCCCGCGGCATCGCTCGCGGGTCGCGACATCGGTCAGGACTTCGCCGGCAAGGACGGGTGGCGCATGTACCACGGCGACGTGGTGCCGGGGTTCCCCGGCCATCCGCACCGCGGCTTCGAGACGGTCACGATCGTGCGCCGCGGGCTCATCGATCACTCGGACTCGCTCGGCGCGGCCGCGCGCTTCGGCGGCGGCGACGTGCAGTGGCTCACCGCGGGCGCGGGCATCGTGCACTCCGAGATGTTCCCGCTGCTGAAGCGCGAGGAGCCCAACCCGGTCGAGCTCTTCCAGATCTGGCTCAACCTCCCGAGCACCGACAAGATGGCGCCCCCGCACTTCTCGATGTCGTGGAGCGAGCAGATCCCGCGGGTGCGCGAGGTCGACGCCCAGGGACGCGCCGCGGAGATCACGATCGTCGCGGGCGCGCTCGGAAATCACCGCGCGCTCTCGCCGCCGCCGCGCTCGTGGGCGTCGCGCCCCGACTCCGACGTCGCGATCTGGACGATCGATCTCGAGCCCGGCGCGTCGTGCACCCTGCCGCGCGCGGAGAGCCCGCGCGCCGGCCGCGTCCTCTACTTCTTCCGCGGCGACGTGCTGCGCGTGGACGATCACGTGCAGCGCGGCGCGGCGGCGATGGTGGTGCGCAGCGATCGCGACGTGCGCCTCGAGGCGGGCGCGGAGCGCTGCGAGGTGCTGATGCTGCAAGGGCGCCCGATCGGCGAGCCGGTCGCGCAGCACGGGCCCTTCGTGATGAATCGTCGCGACGAGCTGGTGAAGGCGTTCGAGGACTACCAGCGCACGCGCTTCGGCGGGTGGCCGTGGCCGAGCGACGCGCCGGTGCATCCGCGCGAGGAAGGACGCTTCGCGCGACACGCCGACGGACGGATCGAGCGGCCGAACACCTGA
- a CDS encoding hybrid sensor histidine kinase/response regulator has translation MAHEEPPTSAIDVTVPDVPSLGVVLVDLRSCCVVRANAAFLELIAFSRDDLSREPLELATLLAPERRAVLESVLEEVASSGRFTPFEITLWRRDGTGRHVWLTGAVHPAHRDLAHVYVVDITQNCALVEALRESEERARRFAEASFEGLFVHDQGRVLDVNEVLPAMFRTTREELLGRSALDFAAEASRAMLRDNVLRQYELPYEAMGKRADGTTFPMEVLGKPIPFEGRTVRVTAVRDLTERKRTEAALREAESALLHAQKLESLGVLAGGIAHDFNNLLAIVLAFTGVAQRHIEPGSPAYNALREVEHASRRAADLTRQMLVYSGRSARTIAPLSLDEVVRGIAQLASSSFSKKIDLELSLAGGLPPLAADRSQIEQLVLNLLTNAGEAIGDEPGTIAVRTHAVDLEAGEIEGATTHTTLPAGRYLELEVRDTGCGMDESTRARMFDPFFSTKAHGRGLGLSAMLGILRSHGAGLAITTAPGAGTTFRIYFPIAERIDDPARPPSVVPAPRRREGAVVLIADDEPALRRATRAVLVSAGYQVLEAADGAEAVDLFQRHADVVALVLLDLHMPKLDGREAFNAIRAIDPRVGVLLTSGFDVREVLEGLRGQKVSFLPKPSTSSQLLAAVDAALAAPTT, from the coding sequence GTGGCTCACGAGGAACCGCCGACGAGCGCGATCGACGTGACCGTTCCCGACGTACCGTCGCTCGGGGTCGTCCTCGTCGATCTGCGCTCGTGCTGCGTGGTGAGGGCGAACGCGGCGTTCCTCGAGCTGATCGCGTTCTCGCGCGACGACCTCTCGCGCGAGCCGCTCGAGCTCGCGACGCTGCTCGCACCGGAGCGCCGCGCGGTGCTCGAGAGCGTGCTCGAAGAGGTGGCGAGCTCGGGGCGCTTCACGCCCTTCGAGATCACGCTGTGGCGCCGCGACGGAACCGGACGTCACGTGTGGCTCACCGGCGCGGTCCATCCCGCGCATCGCGATCTCGCGCACGTCTACGTCGTCGACATCACGCAGAACTGCGCGCTGGTCGAGGCGCTGCGGGAGAGCGAGGAGCGCGCGCGCCGCTTCGCCGAGGCGAGCTTCGAAGGGCTCTTCGTGCACGACCAGGGGCGCGTCCTCGACGTGAACGAGGTGCTGCCCGCGATGTTCCGCACGACGCGCGAGGAGCTCCTCGGGCGCAGCGCGCTCGACTTCGCCGCCGAGGCGTCGCGCGCGATGCTGCGCGACAACGTCCTCCGGCAGTACGAGCTGCCCTACGAGGCGATGGGCAAGCGCGCCGACGGCACCACGTTCCCGATGGAGGTGCTCGGCAAGCCGATCCCGTTCGAGGGCCGCACCGTGCGCGTCACCGCGGTCCGCGACCTGACCGAGCGCAAGCGCACCGAGGCCGCGCTGCGCGAAGCGGAGAGCGCGCTGCTGCACGCCCAGAAGCTCGAGAGCCTCGGCGTGCTCGCGGGCGGCATCGCGCACGACTTCAACAACCTGCTCGCGATCGTCCTCGCGTTCACCGGGGTCGCGCAGCGCCACATCGAGCCCGGCTCGCCTGCGTACAACGCGCTGCGCGAGGTCGAGCACGCGTCGCGTCGCGCCGCCGATCTCACGCGCCAGATGCTCGTCTACTCGGGGCGCAGCGCGCGCACGATCGCGCCGCTCTCGCTCGACGAGGTGGTGCGGGGGATCGCGCAGCTCGCGTCGAGCTCGTTCTCGAAGAAGATCGATCTCGAGCTCTCGCTCGCCGGAGGGCTCCCGCCGCTCGCCGCGGATCGCTCGCAGATCGAGCAGCTCGTGCTGAACCTGCTGACCAACGCGGGCGAGGCGATCGGCGACGAGCCGGGCACGATCGCGGTGCGGACCCACGCGGTCGATCTCGAGGCCGGTGAGATCGAGGGCGCGACGACCCACACGACGCTGCCCGCCGGCCGCTACCTCGAGCTCGAGGTGCGCGACACCGGCTGCGGCATGGACGAGAGCACCCGCGCGCGCATGTTCGATCCGTTCTTCTCGACCAAGGCGCACGGACGCGGGCTCGGTCTCTCGGCGATGCTCGGCATCCTGCGCAGCCACGGCGCGGGCCTCGCGATCACCACCGCGCCCGGCGCGGGCACCACGTTCCGCATCTACTTCCCGATCGCCGAGCGGATCGACGACCCGGCGCGGCCTCCTTCGGTCGTGCCCGCGCCGCGTCGCCGCGAAGGTGCGGTGGTGCTGATCGCCGACGACGAGCCCGCGCTCCGCCGCGCGACGCGCGCGGTGCTGGTGTCGGCGGGCTACCAGGTGCTCGAGGCGGCCGACGGCGCGGAGGCGGTCGATCTCTTCCAGCGCCACGCCGACGTCGTCGCGCTCGTGCTGCTCGATCTGCACATGCCGAAGCTCGACGGCCGCGAGGCGTTCAACGCGATCCGCGCGATCGATCCCCGGGTGGGCGTGCTGCTCACGAGCGGGTTCGACGTGCGCGAGGTGCTCGAGGGGCTGCGCGGGCAGAAGGTGTCGTTCCTGCCCAAGCCCTCGACCTCGAGCCAGCTGCTCGCCGCCGTCGACGCCGCGCTCGCCGCGCCGACGACGTGA
- a CDS encoding MFS transporter, which translates to MKIHPPLLALAVGAFGIGVTEFAPMGLLSVMADDLDVSIPAAGMLVSAYALGVMLGAPLMTLTTGRVPRRTLLIGLMAIFTAGNVLSAIAGSYETLMVARIVTALCHGAFFGVGSIVAASLVPANERAGAVASMFMGLTIANVVGVPLATWAGEQIGWRASFWGIAALGLVAMIAIRITLPAIAGPSSTDVSAELRVLTRGRVLAALALTVIGSSAMFTVFTYIAPLLEHQTGASAGFVTAMLVTYGAGLTVGNWIGGRFADRSVDKTLVTTLGVLVALLIALALAMPYAAPTAVVIFLWGVASFALVPPLQMRVMSAAADAPNLASATNIGAFNLGNALGAALGGAVIGAGLGYPAVALAGAGAALAGLAMVLYLSREAATPVSERV; encoded by the coding sequence GTGAAGATCCATCCTCCTCTCCTGGCGCTCGCAGTGGGCGCCTTCGGCATCGGCGTCACCGAGTTCGCCCCGATGGGCCTCTTGAGCGTGATGGCCGACGACCTCGACGTGTCGATCCCCGCGGCGGGCATGCTCGTCAGCGCGTACGCGCTCGGCGTGATGCTCGGCGCGCCGCTGATGACGCTGACCACCGGACGCGTGCCGCGGCGCACGCTGCTCATCGGGCTCATGGCGATCTTCACCGCGGGCAACGTGCTCTCGGCGATCGCGGGCAGCTACGAGACGCTGATGGTCGCGCGCATCGTGACCGCGCTCTGCCACGGCGCGTTCTTCGGCGTCGGATCGATCGTCGCCGCGAGCCTGGTGCCCGCGAACGAGCGCGCCGGCGCGGTCGCGAGCATGTTCATGGGCCTCACGATCGCGAACGTCGTCGGCGTGCCCCTCGCGACGTGGGCCGGCGAGCAGATCGGCTGGCGCGCGTCGTTCTGGGGGATCGCGGCGCTCGGTCTCGTCGCGATGATCGCGATCCGGATCACGCTCCCGGCGATCGCGGGCCCGTCCTCGACCGACGTGAGCGCCGAGCTGCGCGTGCTGACGCGCGGGCGCGTGCTCGCCGCGCTCGCGCTCACGGTGATCGGGTCGAGCGCGATGTTCACCGTCTTCACCTACATCGCGCCGCTGCTCGAGCACCAGACCGGCGCGTCCGCGGGCTTCGTGACCGCGATGCTCGTGACCTACGGCGCCGGCCTCACGGTGGGCAATTGGATCGGTGGTCGGTTCGCCGATCGCTCGGTCGACAAGACGTTGGTCACGACGCTCGGCGTGCTCGTCGCGCTGCTGATCGCGCTCGCGCTCGCGATGCCCTACGCCGCGCCCACCGCGGTGGTGATCTTCCTGTGGGGCGTGGCGAGCTTCGCGCTCGTGCCCCCGCTCCAGATGCGCGTGATGTCGGCGGCGGCCGACGCGCCCAACCTCGCGTCGGCCACCAACATCGGCGCGTTCAACCTCGGCAACGCGCTGGGCGCGGCGCTCGGCGGCGCGGTGATCGGTGCCGGGCTCGGCTATCCCGCGGTCGCGCTCGCCGGCGCAGGTGCTGCGCTCGCAGGGCTCGCGATGGTGCTCTACCTGTCGCGCGAAGCGGCCACGCCGGTGAGCGAGCGCGTCTGA
- a CDS encoding serpin family protein, producing MPSSARSLSMLALAAALSGCSADPAPITPPPDPPGDVARSALVRESAPSVSAEEAASLRAGATDFALDLHRRVAGPGNSVISPHSIQVAFGMLRPGALGETAAQIDAVMGWAHPGEPTYRAMNALDLALASRPREGVRLAIANQSFGQIGFPFEAAYLDAIATHFGAGISLLDFVGDTEGSRVVINGWVDERTDGNIPELIPSGVIDGTTRLVLVNAVHFDAAWETEFDPDDTRDGAFHRATGGDVTVPLMHLALDAPHATGEGWAAAELAYAGEELAMLVVVPTTGTLDALEGSLDATGLDAIVASLATETIDVTMPRFAFGSDVDLVEPLREAGMPNVFDGGLAELDGISAGRDLYVSAALHSATIDVSEAGTEASAATAVIVGERAAPPRPRVSLDRPFLFFIRDRATGALLFVGRVADPSA from the coding sequence ATGCCTTCGTCCGCTCGTTCGCTCTCGATGCTCGCGCTCGCCGCCGCGCTCTCCGGCTGCAGCGCCGATCCCGCGCCGATCACACCGCCTCCCGATCCCCCGGGCGACGTCGCGCGCTCGGCGCTCGTCCGGGAGAGCGCGCCCTCGGTCTCCGCGGAGGAGGCCGCGTCGCTGCGCGCCGGCGCGACCGACTTCGCGCTCGATCTCCACCGCCGCGTCGCAGGCCCGGGCAACTCGGTGATCTCGCCGCACTCGATCCAGGTCGCGTTCGGCATGCTGCGCCCCGGCGCGCTCGGCGAGACGGCCGCGCAGATCGACGCGGTGATGGGCTGGGCCCATCCCGGCGAGCCCACCTATCGCGCGATGAACGCGCTCGACCTCGCGCTCGCGTCGCGCCCTCGCGAGGGTGTGCGGCTCGCGATCGCGAACCAGTCGTTCGGACAGATCGGCTTCCCGTTCGAGGCTGCGTACCTCGACGCGATCGCGACGCACTTCGGCGCCGGCATCTCGCTGCTCGACTTCGTGGGCGACACCGAGGGAAGCCGGGTCGTGATCAACGGCTGGGTCGACGAGCGCACCGACGGCAACATCCCCGAGCTGATCCCCTCGGGCGTGATCGACGGCACGACCCGGCTCGTGCTGGTGAACGCGGTGCACTTCGACGCCGCGTGGGAGACCGAGTTCGATCCCGACGACACCCGCGACGGCGCGTTCCATCGCGCGACCGGCGGCGACGTGACGGTGCCGCTGATGCACCTCGCGCTCGACGCGCCGCACGCGACGGGCGAGGGCTGGGCCGCGGCCGAGCTCGCCTACGCGGGCGAGGAGCTCGCGATGCTCGTCGTGGTGCCGACCACCGGCACGCTCGACGCGCTCGAGGGCTCGCTCGACGCGACCGGGCTCGACGCGATCGTCGCGTCGCTCGCGACCGAGACCATCGACGTCACGATGCCGCGCTTCGCGTTCGGCAGCGACGTCGATCTCGTCGAGCCGCTGCGCGAGGCGGGCATGCCCAACGTGTTCGACGGCGGGCTCGCCGAGCTCGACGGCATCTCGGCGGGCCGCGATCTCTACGTGTCCGCCGCGCTGCACTCCGCGACGATCGACGTGAGCGAGGCGGGCACCGAGGCCTCGGCCGCGACCGCGGTGATCGTCGGCGAGCGCGCCGCGCCGCCGCGTCCTCGGGTGTCGCTCGATCGTCCGTTCCTCTTCTTCATCCGCGACCGCGCGACCGGCGCGCTGCTCTTCGTGGGCCGCGTCGCCGATCCCAGCGCCTGA
- a CDS encoding limonene-1,2-epoxide hydrolase family protein, translating to MAAPKTQTISGSNANIRVVQSFLDALSAFDIDRVLSMLSDDIVYQNVPFPPDRGRAQVERTLRLFGRVASELEIRVHHIAENDGIVLTERTDLIRGPALDLAFWCCGTFEVRDGKIVLWRDRFDTAELTLQLLTSPIRRAARQLGVLGRPGEGASATSPRDAHVPAPHRASA from the coding sequence ATGGCTGCTCCCAAGACCCAGACGATCTCCGGATCCAACGCGAACATCCGCGTCGTGCAGTCCTTCCTCGACGCGCTCTCCGCATTCGACATCGATCGAGTGCTCTCGATGCTGAGCGACGACATCGTCTATCAGAACGTGCCGTTCCCGCCCGATCGCGGTCGCGCGCAGGTCGAGCGCACCCTGCGCCTCTTCGGGCGCGTCGCGAGCGAGCTCGAGATCCGCGTCCACCACATCGCCGAGAACGACGGCATCGTGCTCACCGAGCGCACCGATCTCATCCGTGGGCCCGCGCTCGATCTCGCGTTCTGGTGCTGCGGCACCTTCGAGGTGCGCGACGGGAAGATCGTGCTGTGGCGTGATCGCTTCGACACCGCCGAGCTCACGCTGCAGCTGCTGACCAGCCCGATCCGCCGCGCCGCGCGCCAGCTCGGCGTGCTCGGCCGTCCCGGCGAGGGCGCCAGCGCGACCAGCCCGCGCGACGCGCACGTGCCTGCGCCGCACCGCGCGAGCGCCTGA
- a CDS encoding DoxX family protein, producing the protein MAPLIVLIGTFTILGLVGRGRWPWHVSLRIALAAMFVLTGSAHFAFLRDDMIRMVPPIFPRPDLMVTLTGIAELAGALGLLIPRTAPWAAGCLVVLMLAMFPANVHAALSGIPFDGQPPTPLLFRTLEEIVFLAAGIAAAIPDRVSAVLRGQTRSLTGVAASRDR; encoded by the coding sequence ATGGCACCGCTCATCGTTCTGATCGGCACGTTCACGATCCTCGGCTTGGTGGGGCGTGGTCGTTGGCCTTGGCACGTCTCGCTGCGCATCGCGCTCGCCGCGATGTTCGTCCTGACCGGATCGGCTCACTTCGCGTTCTTGCGCGACGACATGATCCGGATGGTCCCGCCGATCTTCCCGCGCCCCGATCTGATGGTGACGCTCACCGGGATCGCGGAGCTCGCGGGCGCGCTCGGTCTGCTGATCCCGCGCACCGCGCCGTGGGCCGCGGGCTGCCTCGTGGTGCTGATGCTCGCGATGTTCCCCGCGAACGTCCACGCCGCGCTGAGCGGGATCCCGTTCGACGGGCAGCCGCCGACGCCGCTGCTCTTCCGCACGCTCGAGGAGATCGTGTTCCTCGCGGCGGGGATCGCGGCCGCGATCCCCGATCGTGTGAGCGCGGTGCTGCGAGGTCAGACGCGCTCGCTCACCGGCGTGGCCGCTTCGCGCGACAGGTAG
- a CDS encoding NADPH:quinone oxidoreductase family protein — protein sequence MSTLAPGHRVVVSELGESPTDAIEKHVSVVPMDPPDVASLSPREVVIAVKSTSVGWVDLLMTSGQYQHMPKPPYTPGLEYAGVVAWKGSEVGDHVALGDAVLVDPFLAGPRSLGAHQRWGGWASYAVAPADAVIPIPGGLSFDEACNLLGNYETAYHCLVARGRLREGETVLIHGASGSTGLAAVHLAKLLGATVIATGRSRAKLDAVKAQGADHVIAIEPGTLRDRVKELTNGQGVDVVYDGVGGEISIESLRCVKFGARFLIVGWASTPDVAKGKGGRGAPNANVLPTNLIMMKGLDVLGCPTAITTAHDPSIRPPRLAQILAWAREGKIRPHVSHGFALAEVKTAMRTKWSGEVIGGCVLRP from the coding sequence ATGAGCACCCTCGCGCCCGGTCATCGCGTCGTCGTCTCCGAGCTCGGCGAGTCGCCGACCGACGCGATCGAGAAGCACGTCTCGGTCGTGCCGATGGATCCCCCCGACGTCGCGTCGCTCTCGCCGCGCGAGGTGGTGATCGCGGTGAAGAGCACCTCGGTGGGCTGGGTCGATCTGCTGATGACGAGCGGGCAGTACCAGCACATGCCGAAGCCGCCGTACACGCCCGGCCTCGAGTACGCGGGGGTCGTCGCGTGGAAGGGCAGCGAGGTCGGCGATCACGTGGCGCTCGGTGACGCGGTGCTGGTCGATCCGTTCCTCGCGGGCCCGCGATCGCTCGGCGCCCATCAGCGCTGGGGTGGTTGGGCGAGCTACGCGGTCGCGCCCGCCGACGCGGTGATCCCCATCCCCGGCGGGCTCTCGTTCGACGAGGCGTGCAACCTCCTCGGCAACTACGAGACCGCGTACCACTGCCTCGTCGCGCGCGGTCGACTGCGCGAGGGCGAGACCGTGCTGATCCACGGCGCATCGGGCTCGACCGGGCTCGCCGCGGTGCACCTCGCGAAGCTGCTCGGCGCGACGGTGATCGCGACCGGGCGCTCGCGCGCGAAGCTCGACGCGGTGAAGGCGCAGGGCGCCGATCACGTGATCGCGATCGAGCCCGGCACGCTGCGCGATCGCGTGAAGGAGCTGACGAACGGGCAGGGCGTGGACGTCGTGTACGACGGAGTCGGCGGCGAGATCTCGATCGAGAGCCTGCGCTGCGTGAAGTTCGGCGCGCGCTTCCTGATCGTCGGTTGGGCCTCGACCCCCGACGTCGCGAAGGGCAAGGGCGGTCGCGGCGCGCCCAACGCGAACGTGCTGCCGACGAACCTGATCATGATGAAGGGCCTCGACGTGCTCGGGTGCCCCACCGCGATCACGACCGCGCACGATCCCTCGATCCGTCCTCCGCGGCTCGCGCAGATCCTCGCGTGGGCGCGCGAGGGGAAGATCCGCCCCCACGTCTCGCACGGCTTCGCGCTCGCGGAGGTGAAGACCGCGATGCGCACCAAGTGGAGCGGTGAGGTGATCGGCGGCTGCGTGCTGCGTCCCTGA
- a CDS encoding LysR family transcriptional regulator yields the protein MSRESVNRGAELETFATIAKMGSFSAAGRALGLTPSAVSRTVARIESRLGVRLVIRTTRALTLTAEGQAYLLGARRILADLDDVERTLADQGAPRGRLRVSAALAHGRLCVTPLLGEFVARHPHIVVDLSLSDAIVDVAAGQADVAIRFGPLADSPLMARRLSENGRVIVASPAYLARRGKPKVPEDLHRHNCLNFDFRRAEPVWPFRRDGRDFALTVKGNVEANNGDTLVQLAREGVGITRVGDFNVAEDLATGRLVALLESFNPGDREAVHAVFVGGPNTPARVRVFVDFLVERLGERAAPPGGRAARKKNRRR from the coding sequence ATGAGCCGGGAGAGCGTCAATCGCGGGGCGGAATTGGAGACCTTCGCCACCATCGCAAAGATGGGGAGCTTCTCGGCGGCGGGTCGCGCGCTGGGCCTCACGCCCTCGGCGGTGAGCCGGACGGTGGCGCGCATCGAGTCGCGGCTCGGGGTGCGGCTGGTCATCCGCACGACGCGCGCGCTCACGCTGACGGCCGAGGGTCAGGCGTACCTGCTCGGCGCGCGCCGCATCCTCGCCGACCTCGACGACGTGGAGCGCACGCTCGCCGATCAGGGCGCGCCGCGCGGACGGCTGCGGGTGAGCGCGGCGCTCGCGCACGGGCGGCTCTGCGTGACGCCGCTGCTCGGCGAGTTCGTCGCGCGCCATCCGCACATCGTCGTCGACCTGAGCCTCAGCGACGCGATCGTCGACGTCGCCGCGGGCCAGGCCGACGTCGCGATCCGCTTCGGCCCGCTCGCCGACAGCCCGCTGATGGCGCGGCGGCTGAGCGAGAACGGGCGCGTGATCGTCGCGTCGCCCGCGTATCTGGCGCGTCGCGGCAAGCCGAAGGTCCCCGAGGACCTGCATCGCCACAACTGCCTCAACTTCGACTTCCGTCGCGCCGAGCCGGTGTGGCCGTTCCGCCGCGACGGGCGCGACTTCGCGCTCACGGTGAAGGGCAACGTCGAGGCGAACAACGGCGACACGCTGGTGCAGCTCGCGCGCGAAGGCGTCGGCATCACGCGCGTCGGCGACTTCAACGTCGCCGAGGACCTCGCGACCGGAAGGCTCGTCGCGCTGCTCGAGTCGTTCAACCCCGGCGATCGCGAGGCGGTGCACGCGGTGTTCGTCGGCGGCCCGAACACCCCGGCGCGGGTGCGGGTGTTCGTCGACTTCCTGGTGGAGCGCCTCGGCGAACGAGCCGCTCCTCCCGGAGGAAGAGCGGCTCGCAAGAAGAACCGGCGACGCTAG